In Betta splendens chromosome 1, fBetSpl5.4, whole genome shotgun sequence, the genomic stretch ATATGACTCATGGTGCTCAGTGAGTGATAAATGCACTTCTCCATTTGTAATACAAATCTCTATTGTGACATTACAAATAGCTAAAATAGTCTAAACTTTAAAAAGGCAAATGTTGGACATGTGATGAAGCTATTGAATAAAAGTGTGATTTATAAATAACTAAATTTTATTTCTCATCTTTGAAACAACACAATTATTACAGCAGGAGACATTCAATGAATACAGACATATTTCTCTAAAGTCTCTATGTAAAGACTTTATGGTGATCTTAAAATGTTCATCTTCACCTTGCAGCCAACTAGCGCACGCTTCTCTGTGATCGACTGGATCCCACACGTGCGCCTTTTCTGCCATCGACTGCTTCTGCCTGGATTAAACAAGGAAGCGGATGTAAAGCGCACCCGGAGCTAACAAAGCTAGCTGGGTTTAGCCGCCGTCCGCGAACAACTAGCTGCTTTAGCCGCCAGCTATCTTTGTACACAAGCGCGCGCCACGGTAAAGCGCTCGGTTCCGACAGGTTGACGCTCGCACCGCACGGCGGGCGGCTGACATGCCGACCAGGCCAGATGAAATTGGAGGCTCTTCCTTCCTCCAGGTTCATGAAGTCGGTGGGATTTGCTAGGTTCTCCTGAGCttctcgccgccgccgccgctgcttcttAAGTTGGCTGTTTGTGGACACTAAGCTTGGGGTAAGTTGTCTTCGTTAGTTAACACCGGAAGGCAGGAGTTGCCTTAATATGTGCAGCTACAGTGGGTCTGTGGGTCCAGAACGAAACTTTCCTGTTGAAGCATCTCACAGGCCAGAACAGTCAGAGGCGCTGATTTACGGAGATATCGCTAATTGTCGGTTCTTCACTCCGAGGCCCAGAGACCCGTAATCAGTCGTGTCGAGGGGCGCATATTTATTGTAATGCAACTACTCTGCAGCCAGTCAGTACAGCTAGTGTGGATTTGTTCTGTCATGTTCTCTCAGTTGTGCAACTTTCCCGAAAGGGTGCGGGGTTGATCTGTGTCGCTCTCAAGTCAGGAGAATGTGCACTTGTTCACTGTCAGTTCCTCATTTTGACCGCTGCACTTGTCGTTCTTGACGCTTCTGTAGGAATGTCGTCCCAGGAGCCCTCACTGGGAGCCGGGGAGCGGGTGGAGCTGGTACACACATTATCCAAAGAGACTCTCGGGTCCCCAGATGCCTCCGAGTTGGGGAGCCCTCGATGCACAcaaacctttgacctcttcaACATGGTTGTGTCCTATAAGAGAATGACGTGGTTCCTGAAGCCGGTTGTTGATGCggtggagctgagctgcttccttCTTGGGTGTGTACTCACGAttgcctgtgttctgtttgaGCTTCATTTGATTGAATTGCTTTCGGCCTCGATTTGTAATGCAGGAAGCCGTGCTTCACTGTAGTATTCATTATCGTCCCACAGATGGAAGATGCCCCTGTGCTCTCTGCTTGTCTGTATATTCCTTAATGTCTTCTTCTGCACTGTTAGTGAAGGTAAGATAAAATCAGCCATTAATATtgatttgtgcttttgtttggtGCTTTAAAAGACACTTGCATAATTTATGAACTTGTGGTTGTGTTTGCCTCTCTGGTGTCAGTGGGTTGGTTCTCATTGGGTGTGGTGGCGGTGTCAGCACCAGCTGCCCTGGGTTACCTGCAGGACAGGTGTCGGGGCAGGACGTCAGAAGCTGAGCTCCAGAGGAGGTGCTATCATGCTGTTAACCGCAGAGACCTGCAGACGGTGCACCTCACAAGGCAGGAGGCCATGCTGGAAGTCAAAGGCCTGTAAGAGAAACACTGCACGCTTACAGCAAAATATTCATTGAGTTATCTCCTGAATGTTAGAAAATGTAACGGTAGTTTCAGTTTATCAATGCTGTACATAAAACCCACAGGCCagtgtgtttcctttttatctaaatttaaactattaaaaaaataataagctAAATTGATCATGTAACTTAAAAGCGGTCATCCTTTTAAAAAAGATTTACTATTCATGACTTTATGCACAGTATTTCttaagtgtgtgagtgtttgttctCATCAGGCTTGTGTTGTTGGTGTTTCCTTCATCAGACTGAAGCTCTTGGATGAAACACTATCATCTGCCTGTCAGACAGCAGAGGCCATATACAAAGTCCTGTACTGGGATAATCACACCAAATCATCAAGGTGCGCATCTGTGTCAACTATGTACACTTGTGTCTTTCTCCAGGTTTAAAGGTCCTCTTTTTTGGCACCATTTGTGTCGTAGTTCAATTATTGCCTATGTCAGTGGTAAAAAGGCCACGCAAAGAACCACCAACACAACCAGTATTTCCAACACACACAATtggacagagtggagctgcagcatagctctcgaggaccaccTCTGCTCTACAGTGTCAGACTCTCCAGCTAGAACTGTGAGGTCCATTCACCACCACCCGtccggtgtttttttttttggccattAATGGGCTGTTAGAGTGTTGTTAGCCTTCAGCGTGTTATTAGCTGCTAGCTTTAGCCAGACATCAGGAAGTTGGATGCTGTGACTCTGACATTATACACGCTTCCAACATAGAGGTGTGGTTATCAAATTCAGGTATGACAGACTTCTAATGCACTTACTGGAACCTCAACCTAACAATCATTAATTAGTAGCTGAGACTTTGACCATTTCTTAATCACCCATTATTTATTGttcatttgtttaataaatatatacaaatgtatGTATGAAGATGTGTGAATAGTGTTACTTACTATTTTTTGAGTAAGTAACACAATATATGCTTCTAGCTCTATCATAAATCAAAATAAGAATATAATATTACTGTTAGGCCTTAAAAACTGTTAATAAGTAATGTTAATAGTAATGAGTTTAATTGTGACCTTTGCAATATCTCAATCCAGGTTCTATGGAGGGATGCTAATAATCATGTGCCTGCTTTATGCTGCCCCTGTGGGTTGGGTGCTCGCTGGGCTTAACAGCGCCATTTTCCTGTGGAACAGGGACTTCTGGAGAGGTCAGGTCATTGTGTTTGAATGAAGCATAAATAAATTCTCACTtgcaattaaagaaaaaagctgGATTGAAGTTTGATAGGTTGGTCTTTGGTTTCAGTTTTGTGGGAGCTCGGCAAATTCTTCCACATAGGTCAGACCAAAACTTCAGAGGGGTCTTGTGAAGAACAGGAACAGGGGAACTTGCAGGACCAGACCCCTACACCGACAAGCCTGGAGGTGAGAGGATGAACACAGGGTGGAAAAGTGCATGTACCTGTAAAAACCATATCACAGTGCGTCAATGGTTAATAAAACAGTTCATTTGTAATAAACGTTCAAGATTATCAGTTGATCAGCCTACAACCCTGAACAgttaaacagataaaaaaatgGCTGCACTGAATGGATAATTTAACGAGTGCTTGTACTTTATGTTCCTGATGGCAGGATCTGTCTCCTGGCAGCAtagaggaagcggaggaggctGAGCCTGATGATGAATTCAAGGATGCCATAGAGGTAAATACTGTTCTAACCTTATTTGTCTACTAATAGTTAGTCTCCTTATGCCAATCTTAGCTAATGGACTCAATGGCGACATATTAAACACACTGGCATAAATGGTAGGGATTACGTCATCCAACTCTGCAGCAGGAAAGCAAATGTTTCCCAAGAAGTTGAAGCTGTGTATAATGTTCAGGGACTTGTAGGCTGCCACAGAAGGTGACAAACCCATTTCATACTCCTCACGCTCTGCTTCCTGTACTTCGTTTTTCTTTCTGCAGGAAAATACAGTTTCCCTGCAGGTGAGTGTTTTTTCGACTTAATGTAGGAGAGGCTAGTGCTCTCTGCCACCACGTAAAAGAAACTCTACAGACCTAGTTGGCACatgaacaatgaatgaatgaatgattgaaTTTGTGGTGAGCTAACCTGGTGCTGTAGCTGCTTTGCTCCGTGAAGCATGGTTGTGAGTTTGTTCCTGTGTATTCACACTGAATTAGTGGTCATAGTTAACGTTGCTTTCATGTGTTGTTCTGCTTCCTGATAAGGAAACCCCTCTGGTCTTAGTGGTAAGTTGATTTCTCAATGCCCTCAACACATCCCATCATGTGACTGCACTTTTGGCATGATGAGAACTATTTGATAGTTATATTTAAAACTTCAATAATcgtgtttttgtgtatttagtTTCTAGTCTGCCTGAATGACATCTCCATCTTCATCTACCTTTCTCAAaccatataatataatatttttttaaatgaatgttatGCATCGTTTGTCTTTGTAGTTCTGGGCTGTGGAAGGTTATGGACCTAACTTTTAGTTTGTAGCCTTCTCTCACTTTGCTGTCAGGTTGTTCTGTTCCTAAAAAAAGTCCTGTTTGAATATGGATTTCTTTAGCAACATAGAGTTTCTCTTCTCCTTGGCTGTTCCCTCTGCTATTGTAGTGGAGTCATAGTTCACTCTTCAGTGGATTATGTTGCGGGGTAAAACGTGGGAAGATGTAAAATTACGTGTCATGTACAGTGTATTTCTGGTATCAGCAATAGAAGAGTAAAACAAGTTGTTGCTTTTTGGTTGTTCTAAGGAGGCTTTCTTGGATTTAGCAgatgaaacatttgtttgttgccTATAAACATGTGTCTTCCACCTCTAGTTATTTATGAAACATCTACTAGTCTGTAAATGTCATCATGGTTAGTTCTCTGTCCAGGTTTTCATAACCAAAAGTCCACCTCCGGTTACTgtggcatgtacagtatgtaactatCTTTTCCTTTGTTcatcccactcctcctcctcctcattcttcaCTTTTCCTCAGGAGGATGATGACGGACCTCTCGCAGCTCCGGAGTATGACACCATCTCTGAAAATGGTCTCTTGAGTCGCAATGAACCAATACGCAGCAAGGTGTCCAAACTCACAGAGAGGCTACGTAAACGTTACCCCACCACCAGCACAGGTCGGTCTGCTTGGAGTCATTAGCGGAGTTGCAGGAGTCgttttttaaattctttatttttacacttcagaaatgaaaaaaacagtcaTCCTGTGAATATCTTCTATCTCAGCTCTATTATTACTAGATTATTTTTGTGTTCACAGGCAACTGTTCTAGCTGCAATGCTGTCTTTTCAGTGCTGAAGAAAAGGGTAAGGTTAAAAACATGTGACTGTAATTAATgatatattaattatataaagGTATTTCGTCACCATACTTACTAGTCATACTTTTACTTTGGCCCAAGCTTCAACATGACATGTCTTATTCTTTCAGAGGAACTGCAGTAACTGTGGCAACAGCTTCTGTTCACGATGCTGTTCCTTCAAGGTGCTCAGATCTTGTATGGGTGCAACAGGTAAGGCAAGAAACTGAAGCAGcactatttttacatttttatttttaggtacACTGATGACATTTGCTTGACATTACTTTGTGGCACTTTATCCTTTCTTAGTTGCTTTTACACTTTCTTTTTCAGCTccagaggcccagagagagactgtgtttgtctgtgctgcctgtAATTCCTCTCTCATCAAGCTGCAGTGAGGCGGCACCGTGGTCACATGTCACCCCTAGAGCCCTTCACCAAGTTATTGAAACCCTAACACATGCCTTGGTTCTCAAGTTAGGCCCTAGTATCTGTCAAGATAACTGTTGTGTTTAACTCCAAGACCCCCCATCCTAAGGAAGCTGCACCCCTCTTTACGTAAACGTAATGATTATgggaattttactgtaaaatgttgcaTACTTTCTGTTACAAGTCTCGAAGGACTGGGCCTTATAACTCAATGAGACTTATTAAAGGACCTTGTGTTTTCCCTATGTTGAGCAGAGGGAAGAACAAACAGTGCAAGGTGGAAGGCCAGGACTGGGCAGGCGGTGCCAGATCATGTCAGTAAGCGTACAGGCTGTCTGTGGTTTCGCTTGTAAATGCTTTGCCTCGCCACAAAGTTGATTCCACTTGAATGTTGGTGTCTTAAAATGCAGCTCTGTGTAGCAGTTTCCTGTTACTGTAAGTGTGCTATAATGCTGAAAGGACATTGCTGCATGAACAGGACTAAGACTGGGATGTTTGCTGGTGGCCGGCGTGGTATAAATCTGGCATATTTTTATGTTGCAGATGAGTTCAGTGTCCGTTGTCCCCATTGCTTTTGAGCAGTTTGATTTTTCACGGTtgcagctgatcatgtgctGCATGCACATAGTGAACTGTCCTAAAGTCTGGGTGTAAACTACTGTGACTCTATGTCTAGGGCTAGGATATGTTCATCAAATCCACTTGCTCTTCTTGTAATTATGAGCTTGTTGGGTCAGCCTGAAAAGTTTCCTTATGTGGGCAATTCCCCTTTTCTTGGAGGACAGTGGATTGTTGAAAGATTTGAAATGCATTCAGGCCAAGTGTTTACTCAAACTGGAGCAGAGTCAAGCCAACTGGATTTAAGTTGTTTTAAATGACAATTGTTGTTAGTCTCACTTTCTTGAAAGCAGGCCTTAAAAGATTGTGGAGGCATTAAAACCCAAAAGGTGGATCATGGTGGTAATGTTTTAATCATGATTCAGACACAGATGATTGTAattatttgctttgcttttattgtaacTGTTGTTGTACATTGTTTTACTATAactaatatatttaattttaaactcCAGAAAGTTATAATTTAACCCTAATGTTGagttcttttgtgtgtgtgtatatatatatatatatttccctTTGTTTTATGATTGAACTATGACATCATTGAAATAAACTCTGTGATGATTTGATTAACAATGCATGTTCAGTATATTATTTTTGAgggtttttaatattattagacGTGAATTCAGACAAATAGTAGTGTTTTTGATCAGATGTGAAATCAAACAGATGTTTGGTACAATCTATCAAAGAAATCAACATAAGATAATTCTTCACCACAAAAGGACTACAAAGCGAATGAAGATGCTGGAAATAAAGTTCTCAATAACAAATTTAAATGCTTACCAATTGCTCAGGTTAATGCTCGAAATTAAAAAGCCAGTTGCACCCAAGGTTTAGCCACAAGTAACCATAATGAACATCTTTAGCTCATTATTTTGATCTATCTATCTCTAGCATATTCTTGGATGAATATACTGCACAGCTGAATCAAACACGCTGATGTCAGTcatgttatatttttgttttataagTATTCGTTTTATAGGTTTTACATAAATCTTGACTATCGCTATGTAAGTCGGGGGCGTGGTCATCTGTGTAGCCCCGCCCCTGGATGGTATTTGCAAACATCAAAAACAGACCAAAatcctgctgagctgcagagacagaaatcTGTTTTAGCCCTTTTTAGGCACTGCCAAACAAAGAACACGCAGAGGACTCGTCACCTGCACGTCACAGTGGGTTGCTGAGTCTAAACCCAAACGAAGTCCGTGCTACACTTAACGTCCAAACCCATATGAGACAGTGGAGAAGGGCACATGATGTATGACAGCGGCTGCGGTAGCCccgcctcccctctctcctcccccaccctcaccctcccATCCTCATCCCTCCCTGTGTCCCACTAAAGCGATTTCGCGCAGCCAGGGACTCGTCCCTGCGGTCACGGATGGCAACATGGCGACAGAGGTAAGGCTGATCTACTTCGATTAAAGCAGTCGTCTTGTCGTTAGAACCAAAGCGGCGCCGGCGCAGTGAACGTGCTCAGAGCGGCCAAACTGTGGAACACTGATGCACTTGCGGCTCACTTAAACCAGGACTCACTACTGTGCACTACATTATAGTGCCATCTTGGGCGTTTTTGCGTCCTACCGTTCTGGCATTTTAATCAGAGAATGAAGCCCGAGCTGCGCTTTGTGGCAACAGGAATGCGGCAGAAACAGCGGAGCGCCGCGCCGCCCTGCTTAAGATCTTCTGGGGGATGCGGAGCTGTTTTGTGTTGAGGCGCACCGTTAATCCGGCGACAGGCCACCGCgttgtgaccacacacacacacacacacacacacacacacacacacacacacacacacacacacacacacacacacacacacacacacacacagtttcattcagcaccatggacagagccACTTGGCCCTgacctccctctctgctggtACAGAACATACCATGTCATACAATTAACAGCAACAGTGTATATACTCTGTGTCACAAGAGGGGATGGTCTGTTATCGTCTGCCTAATCTTGTTCTCTCTCATCGATCTGTTGTGGGGTTGTAGTGAAATGCTGGCCCAACTCCCGCTAgagtgaaggagaaggagaggatcaaagtgtgtgcgtgtgtgtgtgtgtatgtgtgtgtgtgtgtgtgtgtaatgtatgGCATGTCTAGCACTAGGCTCTATTCCAGCAGTTGACAGggcagaaaaaagcagagacacTCAGAGTGATTGATTACACCTTGTCTGCATCTCCTCTATCATCCTATACTTCCAAACCAGCGACTGTTTGTACACATTACACAGTAATAGGTGCATAGAGACACAACGCAAGCTTTTTCTATTACATGGCATTTACCTTTATATACATATGACATTTCAATTCTTTAGTTCCACAACCTGCAGGAGTTGAGGCACAGCGCATCTCTGGCCAACAAGGTTTTCATCCAGAGAGATTACAGTGAAGGGACCACCTGCAAGTTTCAGCTCAAGTTTCCCTCTGAGCTCGACAGCAGGGTAAGAACAAGCACACAGTGACTCAGGACGTTTTCAGACAATAATGCACTTACAGTAAAAAGGATGTGGTTGAAAACACATCTCAGTATAAAGTAGTTTGTCGCCAAAATCAGGTATCAAGTATTCACCCTATAAGACTTTTAACTTCTCTTTGTTTAGTTTGTACTTTTACCTGCTACTCACTCGGTCCCACCGCGCATCACTGTGTCGGGCATGTGTCTCCAGATTGAGCGGACGCTGTTTGAGGACACCGTGAAGACACTGAACAACTACTACGCCGAGGCTGAAAAGATCGGAGGACAGTCATACCTGGAGGGCTGTTTGGCCTGCGCTACGGCTTATCTCATCTTCTTCTGCATGGAGACGCGTTATGAAAAGGTCAGAGTTATGACACCAAACACATTTCAGCTGTTTTCCTCTTCCTTACACTTAGTTGTCCTCGGTTTGTGTGTCAGGTCCTGAAGAAGATCGCCAAATACATTCAGGAACAGAATGAGAAGATCTACGCTCCCAGAGGACTGCTCATCACAGATCCTATAGAAAGGGGAATGCGTGTGGTATCCTTACTCACGTTTGTTTGCCTTGTACACAGAACTATTagcatttctgtttttctttcattccaTATATTTCCCTAACTGCTTTTCAACAGATAGAGATTTCCATTTATGAAGACCGGggctccagcggctccagctcaGGGAGTAGCTCGGTGTCTGGCAGCACTGCTCGATGACTGGGCCCTTCCCAAAAACGACATCCAAACCTGGAAGACAATCTAGGACAATGACACCACTCCTGTCCCAACACTTACATCCAGAAACCAATCTCACAAAAGCACTTCACTAGTTTTCTCTTGTTAACTGCCATCACATGCTTCAATTCTTCAGGCGTCGTTTCCAGTAAAGTCCTAAAGTGTTAATACAACCATGCATCAGGATGTATTTGTGTCAGTGAACAGAGAAATGATCCTAGCTGGTAATACTTTGTGGGATTTGCTGCCTTCATGTCTTGGCTGGTGGGCAGAATGAAACAGCAGAAGGATGTGAGAGCAAACAAGGATGGAAGTGTTGAGACAGGAGTGAGGACCACAAACCTCACTAAACCTCATACCTCAACAACCACATCCGCACCACGTGGACCAGGTCAACCACAGCCAAACCCTGCCCATGCGAGACCAACCAGGACACTGGGCTACGCTCAGCAACGCCACCCTCCAGACACTGGCTTTAAAATATCATGTGTAGCACTGTCTGTGTATGCAGACTCTTAGCAAAGTAAGTATCACCCACCCAGAGCCTAGAGAAAGTGTATCGACCCTCTTCTTCACTCATCTCTGCTCAGTGCTAGCAGAGGATGTCATCCATCCTGTCCATGTATGTAATGTAGCAGCTCCTTCATCTTCATGAAACCTATCTTTAATTCATCCAACTTAATCTACTGCACAAATATAACCTAGGTACTAACCTCTGGGTTCCAACCAAACTCAACTTGAGAGATCAACTCTTCCGAAATTCAGATTATGCAAAAACCTGCTGTGCATTAAATGTCACAGTAAGCAGACAAAGGATGGGTCAAAACGTCTTCCTAAATCATCGTAGTGATTTGCACCAACCCTTCCCTGATTTCTGAATACACTTCCAAAGAACAATACCTGCCAAACACTGGCTCACTAATGTGAACATGTCTTTTATTTAGTGCAAGAGCCAAGTTTCATACTGCTTATTGTTTGATACACATATGACTGGTGTCAAATAAATACTGTTTCATCACAGCTTCATTGGCTCATCTTTCTTTGCACATGCTTGGCAAATATTTAgagatattaaaacaaatacaatggATCCAATCAACAATTATTATATGTAGCTTTACTCTTGTGATTTCAGTGGTGCGTTTACTGCTAGATACTGTATTACATATTATCATAAGATATAGATTTTCTTTAAAGAtcccatcacatctgacagtgCAGAGAAAACATGACATTCGGTGCTAAAACAAGATGCTTTAAAAGAGAAGATGGCGACGGAGCGGATGCCCTTCCC encodes the following:
- the zfyve27 gene encoding protrudin isoform X3, producing MSSQEPSLGAGERVELVHTLSKETLGSPDASELGSPRCTQTFDLFNMVVSYKRMTWFLKPVVDAVELSCFLLGWKMPLCSLLVCIFLNVFFCTVSEVGWFSLGVVAVSAPAALGYLQDRCRGRTSEAELQRRCYHAVNRRDLQTVHLTRQEAMLEVKGLLKLLDETLSSACQTAEAIYKVLYWDNHTKSSRFYGGMLIIMCLLYAAPVGWVLAGLNSAIFLWNRDFWRVLWELGKFFHIGQTKTSEGSCEEQEQGNLQDQTPTPTSLEDLSPGSIEEAEEAEPDDEFKDAIEEDDDGPLAAPEYDTISENGLLSRNEPIRSKVSKLTERLRKRYPTTSTGNCSSCNAVFSVLKKRRNCSNCGNSFCSRCCSFKVLRSCMGATAPEAQRETVFVCAACNSSLIKLQ
- the zfyve27 gene encoding protrudin isoform X2: MSSQEPSLGAGERVELVHTLSKETLGSPDASELGSPRCTQTFDLFNMVVSYKRMTWFLKPVVDAVELSCFLLGWKMPLCSLLVCIFLNVFFCTVSEVGWFSLGVVAVSAPAALGYLQDRCRGRTSEAELQRRCYHAVNRRDLQTVHLTRQEAMLEVKGLLKLLDETLSSACQTAEAIYKVLYWDNHTKSSRFYGGMLIIMCLLYAAPVGWVLAGLNSAIFLWNRDFWRVLWELGKFFHIGQTKTSEGSCEEQEQGNLQDQTPTPTSLEDLSPGSIEEAEEAEPDDEFKDAIEENTVSLQEDDDGPLAAPEYDTISENGLLSRNEPIRSKVSKLTERLRKRYPTTSTGNCSSCNAVFSVLKKRRNCSNCGNSFCSRCCSFKVLRSCMGATAPEAQRETVFVCAACNSSLIKLQ
- the zfyve27 gene encoding protrudin isoform X1 is translated as MSSQEPSLGAGERVELVHTLSKETLGSPDASELGSPRCTQTFDLFNMVVSYKRMTWFLKPVVDAVELSCFLLGWKMPLCSLLVCIFLNVFFCTVSEVGWFSLGVVAVSAPAALGYLQDRCRGRTSEAELQRRCYHAVNRRDLQTVHLTRQEAMLEVKGLLKLLDETLSSACQTAEAIYKVLYWDNHTKSSRFYGGMLIIMCLLYAAPVGWVLAGLNSAIFLWNRDFWRVLWELGKFFHIGQTKTSEGSCEEQEQGNLQDQTPTPTSLEDLSPGSIEEAEEAEPDDEFKDAIEENTVSLQETPLVLVEDDDGPLAAPEYDTISENGLLSRNEPIRSKVSKLTERLRKRYPTTSTGNCSSCNAVFSVLKKRRNCSNCGNSFCSRCCSFKVLRSCMGATAPEAQRETVFVCAACNSSLIKLQ
- the golga7ba gene encoding golgin A7 family, member Ba, coding for MTAAAVAPPPLSPPPPSPSHPHPSLCPTKAISRSQGLVPAVTDGNMATEFHNLQELRHSASLANKVFIQRDYSEGTTCKFQLKFPSELDSRIERTLFEDTVKTLNNYYAEAEKIGGQSYLEGCLACATAYLIFFCMETRYEKVLKKIAKYIQEQNEKIYAPRGLLITDPIERGMRVIEISIYEDRGSSGSSSGSSSVSGSTAR